CGCTAAAATTATCAGTTAAGTGTGCCTCCCAAGCCTTAACCATCTCAGGATTAACCGATACCACAATTTGGCTAGCAACTTCGCCAAATAGCACTTCATCTAAGCGTTGGGAATTAGATACAGGGACAGTAACAGTTGCACCTAAGTTTTTACCGATACAGGCTTCTGCCAAGGCAACTGCCAAGCCACCTTCTGCAAGATCGTGAGCCGAGCGAATCCATTTTTGGCGTATTCCATGACGACAAGCTGCTTGAACTTTACGCTCTAATTCAAAATCAACTACAGGGGGTTTTCCCGCTACCGTCTGATGAATGGCAGCCAAATATTCTGATGCGCCTAAAGTTGGTTCAAGATTGCCGAGTAAGTAAATAATATCGCCTTCGTGTTGCCAAGCTTGCCCACAGATTTTAGTAATATCAGGTATCAAACCCACCATACCAATTACGGGAGTGGGATATATAGGCTGAGGATTTCCTTGAGAATCAAGTGTCTCATTGTAAAGAGAAACATTTCCACCAGTGACGGGAGTAGACATTTCTCGGCAAGCATCCGCCACACCATGACAGGCATTAGCTAGCTGCCAATAACCTACTGGTTTTTCTGGACTACCAAAGTTAAGGTTGTCCGTAACTGCTATCGGTTCGGCACCAACACAGCTTAAATTACGGGCAGCTTCAGCCACGGCAGCTTTTGTCCCTTCATAGGGGTCTAAATATACATAGCGAGGATTGCAGTCGGTGGTGGCAGCTACGCCAATAGTGCAGTCTTCTGGTTTGGCATCTAGAGGACGAATTCTAATTACCGCTGCGTCTGCTCCGCCTGGTAAAAGAATCGTGTTATTTTGTACCTGATGGTCATATTGGCGATATACCCATTGCTTAGAAGCGATAGTGGGTGTATCTAGCAGTTGCAGTAGAATTTCATTCCAGGTTTTGTATGTTCCCTGCACGTCTATACCCTGATAATCGCACCCAGGTAAGCTATCAGCAGTCCATTTGGCAGCTTCTTTTGCATAAGCAGGAGGTTCAGTTAGTAATTCACGTTTGTAGATAGGAGTATCATCAGCTAAAGCAGTAGCAGTTACTTCTGCTGCTATGTCCCCTTGGTATAAGATTCTGACTACTGGCTCTTCGATTACCGAACCTGCAACCACCGCCTGAAGCTCCCAACGATGGAAAATATCGATTAACTCTTGTTCTCGTCCTTTTTCGGCGACAAATAGCATCCTTTCCTGAGATTCTGACAATAAATATTCATAAGGAGTCATGCCTGTTTCTCTAGCAGGGATTTTATCCAAATCCAATTCAATGCCCACACCACCTTTATCTGCCATCTCCGAAGTCGAACAGGTTAATCCCGCTGCACCCATATCCTGTGCTGCAACCACCGCACCCGTTTTAAAAGCTTCTAAACAAGCTTCGACTAAAGACTTTTCTAAAAAAGGATCCCCTACCTGTACCGCAGGGCGGTTATCCAGAGAATTGTCAGTTAGTTCAGAACTGGCAAAACTCGCTCCTCCCATGCCGTCTCGACCAGTGGTTGAGCCAACATATAATACAGGATTACCAATGCCTGATGCTCCAGACTTGACAATTTCATCAGTTTCCATCAGACCTAATGCCATGGCGTTGACTAAAGGATTGCCCGTATAAGCTCGATCAAAATAGATCTCTCCGCCTACGGTTGGTACGCCGATGCAGTTGCCATAGTGAGATATACCTTCGACTACGCCCTGAAATATACGTCTGGTGCGAGCATCTTCTAAGTTACCGAAGCGCAGAGAATTGAGGATAGCAATGGGACGCGCACCCATCGTAAAGATGTCTCGTAAAATTCCGCCTACTCCTGTGGCTGCACCTTGAAAAGGCTCGACTGCTGAAGGGTGATTATGAGATTCAATTTTAAAAGCTAGCTGTAAACCATTACCAAGATCTACTACTCCTGCGTTTTCTCCTGGTCCGACTAAAACTCTTTTGCCTGTTGTGGGAAACTGACTTAATAACGGTCGAGAATTTTTATAACAGCAGTGTTCAGACCACATAACCCCAAACATTCCTAATTCTGCTTTGTTGGGATGACGAGCTAAGCGATTGACAATTTCTTGGTATTCTTCTGGTTTAATCCCTTCGGCAGCGATTTCGCCCAGACTAAAAGGAGTAGATCTCATCTCAGACATAAATATCTTTAGACAAATGACACAGGGTTAATTGTATCTAGATCTCGGTATGGCGATCAAGATTTTTTTACAGCTTTGGTAGTCAAGATTTAGTTTTTATCACCTGACTAGAGTATTTAAAAGCCTACATCACTTACATTCTGCTTAAGTAAATCTGATTCTATATTTGTTGGCTTTGATATTTATAGAAACCTTGCCAATACTTACTTTTGATTGATTTCCTGAAAACATGGATAACGCCCAGATTTTGCCTAGAAAAACCAATTTATTGATGTAGAAATGTGTTAATCTAATTAAGTTGATAAGAAACTGGAACGTATTTAGGTCGTTGTAAGTCTTATTTGTCACGGGATGTAGCGCAGCTTGGTAGCGCGCCTGCTTTGGGAGCAGGATGTCGCAGGTTCGAATCCTGTCATCCCGATTTAGAATTAGAATTCTTAGGAATATTGATAATTGCTAGAAAGAATTGAGGCATTTATCCAATATTTTATAATTATAGTCCAAGATGAAAATTGTATTTACTTGTATAGTGTAGTGAAAATAGTAATTTATCTTTTTTCAGATAATCATTTCATTATTGATTGATAATTTTTAAAAATAAATATAATTAATAAATATAGGCAAATCAGGTAAGCATAATAGCTACTTGGTTATCCAGTAATTCACAATTTTCTATACATAATGTGTAGGCGGTAATTGGTATAATGAAACATAAAGCTATGAGCAAACTATTGGTCCGTTGGTGTACAACTTTGGGAATAGCAGGAAGTGCTTTTTTAGGTTCGGCAATAGCAGGTAATATGGCAGCACTGGCTTTACCTGAAGCGGAAGTATTACAAAAATTAAATCCTGTTCCTGTATTTACAATAGCTGATGAACAAGGTGCGCCTTTAGTCGCATCAGGTGAAGGTAACGATAAAGGTAAAGTAGCAGGGGTTTTTATTAGCCAAAATGATGCTAATCAATTTGTTAACCAGTTAAAAACAAAAAACCCAGAATTGGCAAGTAAGGTCAAAGTTGTTCCTGTCTCATTAGGAGAAGTACACAAATTAGGTCAATCTTCTCAAAGCCAAGAAAATGCTTTAGAATTTCATTACGTTCCTCAAGAGGAAGCAGTCAATTCGGCTAAAACCATTGGCGAAGCTAATAAACAGCCATATCAGGGTGGAGTGCCTTTATTTGTGGCAAAAGGTGGAGAGGACAAGGGTTATTTAACCATTGAAAAAGACTCTCAACAGGTAATTCCTTTCTTCTTCGATAAACAACAGCTAGAAGAGATGGTTGCCAAGTTTAAACAGCAAAAGCCTGATGTAGCTGCTAGCGTAAATATTGAGGTTGTTCCCTTGGAAGGGGTGATTCAAACTTTAGAAACTAGTGAAGACAAAATGTTAGAGAAAATTGTTTTAGTTCCTTCTGCTGAATCAATTGAGTTTCTCCAAAATGCATCTGTGCAACCCGCACCTAGCGCAGCACCCGCTCCTGAGGCAGTACCCGCAAAATAATTAAAATTGAACCTTATTGCTGGCGAAAAATTATATTATTGGTATCAACAGGCAAAAGAAGCTGCGATCGCCTGTAATATTGACCAAAGTGAGGTTGATTGGCTATTACAAACACTTACTAGTTTAAGCGGTATTTCTCTACGCTTAGGTTCTTGGCAAAATCTACCAGAAATTAAAAGCACTAAATCTTTATCAGAGCTAAAGCAGCTTTGGCAGCAGCGTCTTCAAGAAAATCTACCAGTTCAATATCTGGCGGAAACTGTTTTTTGGAGACGTTTTCAATTAAAAGTTACCCCTGCCGTTTTGATTCCTCGCCCTGAAACTGAATTGATTATCGATCTTGCTGTTGAAGCAGCCAAATCAAATAAGCATTTTTTGGCAACACATTGGGTAGATTTGGGGACAGGTAGCGGTGCGATCGCCTTGGGACTAGCAGATATTTTTCCCCAAGCAACTATTCATGCTGTGGATTTAAGCCAGGATGCTTTAAATATCGCTCAGGAGAATGCAAATAATTTAAAGTTAGCAAATATTAATTTTTATCATGGTAGCTGGTGGAGTCCTTTGGAGTTTCTCAAAGGTAAAGTTAGAGGAATGGTTTCTAACCCGCCTTATATTCCGACAGGTCAATTGTCTCAATTACAAATAGAAGTTGCTAAACACGAGCCTCGCTTGGCTCTCGACGGCGGTGGAGATGGTTTGGATGATATTCGTCATTTAATTACAACTGCTCCCGAATATTTGGTTTCTGGGGGGGTTTGGTTAATTGAAATTATGCTTGGTCAGTCGGATCTAGTTGTTGAACTTCTTGAACAACAGAGAGAATATTATGATATTAAAATATCTTCCGATCTTAATGGCATTGAGCGTTTTGTCTTGGCATATCGACGGTGAATAGGTAAGTAGTTAAGGGCGAACGTACATTAATAGTCAATAATGGTTAAGGTTTCTCAAACGGAATTAATTCAAGGAGCGATCGCGGGTAGAGCCGTTAGTTTTCCTACGGATACAGTACCTGCATTAGCAAGCAAGCCAGAGCAAGCCAAGCTTATTTTTCAACTCAAGCAACGTCCTGATTCTAAACCGTTAATTTTGATGGGAGCATCGATCGCTGAGTTATTGAGCTATACGGTTTATACTTCTGAGGAGTTAGCAGTTTGGCGAAAGTTAATCGATCAATATTTGCCTGGAGCGTTAACTCTGATTTTGCCCGCCTCACCTAAAGTACCTGCGGTAATTAACCCAACCAATTCTAATACAGTTGGGATTCGGATTCCTAAGCATCCTGTAGCTCTAGAAATACTAAAAGAAACTGGTGTTTTGGCTACCAGTAGTGCTAATCTTTCTGGAAATGATGCTTTGACTACAATGGAAGCTATAAATCAGGAGTTTCCTGCTGTTTTGGTTTTAGAAGGTGCTGATTTAAGCTCAAAAACCAAAATAGCTAGTGGACTTCCTTCAACAATTGTTTGCTGGCAGAATCAAAAATGGCAGATTTTACGTCAAGGAAGCGTGACTATTAAATCCTTGAATTAACACATAACGTTATTTAAAGCTATGCTAAATTAACAAAAGTATATTACGGATAACCATTAGCAGTTAAGATCATTAGTAGGCGTGGAATTGTTAATTCTAGTGCATAATAGTTGGCTTGACTAAAGAATCCATCTTTTGAATTATGAACGAAATTGATGAGCTAAAGGAAGAACTTAAACAGGCGCAGCTTGCTTATCAAATGGCAGCACAAATGAGCCAATTTAAGGCGGGTTTTTTAGCTCGAACTTCCCATGAATTGCGATCGCCTCTAAGCAGCATGATTGGGTTACATCAGTTGATTCTCTCAGATCTTTGCGAAAGCCCAGAAGAACAAAAAGAATTTATTGCTCAAGCCTATCAATCTGCACTAAAGTTACTCAAGCTAATCGATGAAATTGTAGCTGTATCCAAAACCGAATATGGCAGCAATCAATTAAACTTAGAATCTTTGCAGCTAGCAGAAATATTTAGCGAAATTAAGCGTTTAACTCATCTTCAAGCAGCTAACTACAATTTAAAATTAGAAATTGTTGCTCCCGATCCTACTATTACAGTATATGCAGATCGCGATCGCCTGATTCAATTAATTTTTAACTTGATTGATAGTGGCATTGCTTTTATGAACACAGGGAGAATTAAAGTTTCAACAACCAAGGTTACATCTGAGACGGTTACTGTTGAAATAGATCTAGAATGTCCGATTACTTTATGGCAAGAACAAAAAGGTATTGAAGCAAATTTTGATAGCAGCAACTTAACAGAAATACGACAGTTTCTGCAAGAGATTAGCTTATCTGCCAACATGAAGCTGTTGCTATCTCAAACATTATTAGAAACTATGGGGGGAAGTTTAAAATTGCTAGATCTTTCTGAGCAAAATAAGCAACAGCCATTAACTCGTATAGTTTTAACCTGCAAAAAAAGTTAGGGATTTAATTTAAAAGGGAAAAGGTTATTAAGCAAATTACCAACATTTGACTAATAATTCTTTTCCCTTATCTGGTTAACAATTGTTTAAGGAGAAAGTTTTTTCTCAAAATAAAAAAATTGAATTTTTGACAATAGATACTTAAGACCGATGATTAGTCTTTTGAGGGTATTCTTGTTCCCAGCATTTTCTAAACAAGGTAATTTGATATAAATACCAAAAATGCTTAACATTCCAAATAGAATACTTGTGAAAAAGCTGCTGATTAAAATATTGCCAAATTAAATTAGTTGTAAGTTTTATCTTTCTGTTCATCGACACAAATTCCTTTATTAATAATTTAAATTGATTTTAAGGTTGAGAAATGGTGGCATTTCCCAAACTCAAAATAGCTAATAGCGTGAAAAAGACAATACAGTCGGCGGAAACCTTCGTGTCTTCTATGCTTAATCGGCTTGTTGAATCATCTTCTATTATTAATTTGCCCAATTGAATAGCAATCTTTATGCTCACAAATGCCTAAAAATAATAACCTACATACTACCAATTAAGTATTGTTACTAATTGTCAAAAAGTAATTTTTCTGTATAGTTAAGTTAAACTTCGAGTGACATCTAAAGTTATCTTGCCACCAAAATCAGGAATTGGTGCTGCGGGTTTAGAGAGTTTGACGCGAACCTGATTGACTTTCTCTAAGCTTAATAGTTTATCGGCGATCGCACTAATTAACTTTTCAACTAGATCAAACTTAGCAGTGGTAATTTGCGACTTGACCATGGCGATCGCTTCTCGATAGTCCACAGTATCTTTAATATCGTCGCTGTGACCTGCGGTGGCTAAATCTACCCAGAGAGTTAAATCCACCTCAAACCACTGTCCTAAAACTCTTTCTTCGGGTAAATAACCTACATAACCATAGGCACGAATACCATTTACTTGAATTGAATCCATTTTTGATTACTGATTACTAATTTTTAACTTTGATTTAATTCAGCAAAACCTCACTTATTTTTCCTGCTTCGACAGATAAGATTTGGGAGCCTTTTATCCAATCATAATTAAAGCTATCAATATGGGTAGTGGTAATCATGGTTTGAAAGCGATCGCCAATTGCTGCTAAAAGTTGCTTTTGACGATTAGGATCGAGTTCGGCTAAGACATCATCCAAAAGCAACAAAGGTGGTTCACCAATGACTTCTTCAATTAGCTTTAATTCTGCTAATTTCAAAGCCAATACGAGAGTACGTTGCTGTCCTTGAGAACCATAATAGCGAGCAGGTGTCTGATTAATAATAAAATCTATTTCATCGCGGTGTGTGCCTACAACCGTCTTGCCTTGAAACTGCTCTGCAACACGACGTAGCTCAATTTTAGCTAAAAAAGCCTGTTGTACTCTTATAGGTTCATCTTCTGTCCATTCCACATTAGGAAGATAGTTGATCTCTAAGCGTTCAGTTTCCCCACTGATGCGTTGATGCCAAGATTGAGCAAGAGGTGCTAGTCTGGCGATCACCCTAGCGCGTCTACGAGCAATTCTAGAGCCTGCTGCTGCTAACTGTTTATCCCATAATCTAAGTTGAGGTTCATAAGCATCAATAAATCCTGTTGACTCATCTTGTCTAATGGCACGCATTTTTTTGAGCAGAGCGTTACGCTGTCGTAATATCTGGTTATACTCTTGTAAAATACTGGCATATATTGGTTCAAGTTGAATCAATAAGCCATCAATCCAGTTACGGCGAGTATCTGGCGCACCTCTAACTAAATCCAAATCTAGGCTAGAAAACTGTACTGCATTAAGTACACCCAGAAAATCTAACTGACGACGCAAAGATTCTCTATTTAGAGCAACAGTTCGTTTCCCTTGTTTGCGAAAAATAATGCTTAGTTCACTAGTTCCATAAGCACGTTCTAGAGTAGCTTCAATTTGCCCAGCAGTGGCAGTATCTAAAACAAATTCGCGATCGCGAATGGTACGATGACTCTTAAGACTGGCGAGTAATTCTACTGCTTCTAATAAATTGGATTTTCCCTGGGCATTATTGCCAACTAAAATAGTTTTTCTGGCGGTAAATTCTATCTGGCGATCAACATAATTCCGAAATGAGCGCAGATGCAGTCTTCTTAAAAACATTAATTAACAAATAAAGATGAGAGAAGCAGCAATTAGTAATTAATAATCAACAGATTTATTTTTCCTCATCCCTCATCCTTTATCCTTTTAAAGCCACCTCTGGTTGCTCTGCTTGAGCTAACTTTTCTTTATCTTGACGACGTTTTTTAGCATAAAGCTGGATACTCGCCACCATAGCCAATACCAAACCTGCTATTAGCCAAGTAGTCAAATCTAAAGGCAAATTATTTTTAAATACTGCCAAAAGAACGATTAAAACTAAAAGTATTGTCGGTGCTTCATTTAAAGCTCTAAACTGTTGTCCTGACCATTGACATTCTCCAGCAGCCAATTGCTTCATTATCCGCTTGCAGAAAAAATGATAGCCAATCAGCAAAAGCACAAAAGTTAATTTAATATGCAGCCAAGTAGATTTAAGGATTTCTGGTTCAGTAGAAATTAAGCCGATCGCCATGACTACAGTTACAATCATTCCTGGGGTGGTAATGATGCCGTAAAGACGCTTTTCCATTAGCTCGTACTGTTTGGTAAGAATGCTACGAGCAGGTTCGCTTTCTTGCTCTGCTTCTGCGTGATAAACAAACAGTCGCACCAGATAAAATAAGCCTGCAAACCACACCACTACACCAATTAGGTGAAATGCTTTAAACCAGTAATAAGCCATAAAAAATATCTCGATCAAAATTATTCCGTCTGTATGTGAGTGTATATTTTTCTCACGGTACAAATCACTACTACGCAATAAAATTTTAAAGACGATCAAAATAGAATGAGATAGCGGGACTGGCCAGATTTGAACTGGCGACCTAGCGCTTCAGATTGGTGTGAGTTTCCTCACTCTCTGGACTATCCCTTCACCTTGGGTAAGCTACCTTTAGGCGGTGGCCGTTATGTTGTAGGCATAGTTAAGATAAATTTAGATCTTTATACTTTCCTGATTTTAGACCTACAACCAGTCTCTGCACCTTCTCTACCAGGAACTATAGAGCTTGGCTCAAGATTACCGTGGTTGTAAATAACTACAACTTTAGGCTTCCTTGAATTTGACCACATTCATGAATGAAGTTTCCTTCATCATGCCCGATTTTTCAGGAGGCGCTTGCTCTATCCTACTGAGCCACAGCCCCTAGCTTATCTCAATCTAAACATAAACTAGGATCAAAAGCTAAATTGGAAAACTCTATTTTTGTATATAAAACTTTACTTGATTAATAAATATTGCAACATCGATTAATACTTACTGTTAACTAAAGGAATAAAATTATTATCGATTCAGCAAAGATAAACAAATAAACAATATAAGGAGAAAATTACTTTGACTTATTTAACATTATTAGCAGCAACAGTACCTAACACCGTATCCTGGAGTCCTAAAGTGGCTATTGTGATGATTGTTTGTAATATAGCTGCGATCGCCTTTGGTAGATTTACCATCAAAAATAAAAGTGTTGGGCCAGCCTTGCCTTCTCCAGCCTTATTTGGCGGCATGGGACTACCTGCACTCTTAGGTGCTACTAGTTTTGGTCATGTTTTAGGCGCAGGGGTAATTTTAGGCTTGGCTAATGCCGGCGCACTTTAATCAAAGTTAAAAATAATTTTATTAGGAGCTAGTAATTTTACTAGCTCCTGATTTTTTGTAATGACCCAAGTAGCTAGGCAGAATTAAATATAAAAAGTAAAATGCTTCAAATGATAATTACCTATTTCACTATGATTTTTCATATTTTGTATAATCGTTAGCTAGTTTTTTAAGAGAATAGAAAGATCTCTGTGTTTTTGGTAATATTATGTGAACTGAACAAAAATCGGCTATATATACTGAACTACTAATGCTTAAAACAAGATAACCCTTCCATAT
This DNA window, taken from Pleurocapsa sp. FMAR1, encodes the following:
- the purL gene encoding phosphoribosylformylglycinamidine synthase subunit PurL, producing MSEMRSTPFSLGEIAAEGIKPEEYQEIVNRLARHPNKAELGMFGVMWSEHCCYKNSRPLLSQFPTTGKRVLVGPGENAGVVDLGNGLQLAFKIESHNHPSAVEPFQGAATGVGGILRDIFTMGARPIAILNSLRFGNLEDARTRRIFQGVVEGISHYGNCIGVPTVGGEIYFDRAYTGNPLVNAMALGLMETDEIVKSGASGIGNPVLYVGSTTGRDGMGGASFASSELTDNSLDNRPAVQVGDPFLEKSLVEACLEAFKTGAVVAAQDMGAAGLTCSTSEMADKGGVGIELDLDKIPARETGMTPYEYLLSESQERMLFVAEKGREQELIDIFHRWELQAVVAGSVIEEPVVRILYQGDIAAEVTATALADDTPIYKRELLTEPPAYAKEAAKWTADSLPGCDYQGIDVQGTYKTWNEILLQLLDTPTIASKQWVYRQYDHQVQNNTILLPGGADAAVIRIRPLDAKPEDCTIGVAATTDCNPRYVYLDPYEGTKAAVAEAARNLSCVGAEPIAVTDNLNFGSPEKPVGYWQLANACHGVADACREMSTPVTGGNVSLYNETLDSQGNPQPIYPTPVIGMVGLIPDITKICGQAWQHEGDIIYLLGNLEPTLGASEYLAAIHQTVAGKPPVVDFELERKVQAACRHGIRQKWIRSAHDLAEGGLAVALAEACIGKNLGATVTVPVSNSQRLDEVLFGEVASQIVVSVNPEMVKAWEAHLTDNFSDRWTKIGMVNQSNSDLNILTDDNLTLINVRINILSTTWKQAIETRLAF
- a CDS encoding Tic22 family protein; translated protein: MSKLLVRWCTTLGIAGSAFLGSAIAGNMAALALPEAEVLQKLNPVPVFTIADEQGAPLVASGEGNDKGKVAGVFISQNDANQFVNQLKTKNPELASKVKVVPVSLGEVHKLGQSSQSQENALEFHYVPQEEAVNSAKTIGEANKQPYQGGVPLFVAKGGEDKGYLTIEKDSQQVIPFFFDKQQLEEMVAKFKQQKPDVAASVNIEVVPLEGVIQTLETSEDKMLEKIVLVPSAESIEFLQNASVQPAPSAAPAPEAVPAK
- the prmC gene encoding peptide chain release factor N(5)-glutamine methyltransferase yields the protein MNLIAGEKLYYWYQQAKEAAIACNIDQSEVDWLLQTLTSLSGISLRLGSWQNLPEIKSTKSLSELKQLWQQRLQENLPVQYLAETVFWRRFQLKVTPAVLIPRPETELIIDLAVEAAKSNKHFLATHWVDLGTGSGAIALGLADIFPQATIHAVDLSQDALNIAQENANNLKLANINFYHGSWWSPLEFLKGKVRGMVSNPPYIPTGQLSQLQIEVAKHEPRLALDGGGDGLDDIRHLITTAPEYLVSGGVWLIEIMLGQSDLVVELLEQQREYYDIKISSDLNGIERFVLAYRR
- a CDS encoding L-threonylcarbamoyladenylate synthase, which translates into the protein MVKVSQTELIQGAIAGRAVSFPTDTVPALASKPEQAKLIFQLKQRPDSKPLILMGASIAELLSYTVYTSEELAVWRKLIDQYLPGALTLILPASPKVPAVINPTNSNTVGIRIPKHPVALEILKETGVLATSSANLSGNDALTTMEAINQEFPAVLVLEGADLSSKTKIASGLPSTIVCWQNQKWQILRQGSVTIKSLN
- a CDS encoding sensor histidine kinase; translation: MNEIDELKEELKQAQLAYQMAAQMSQFKAGFLARTSHELRSPLSSMIGLHQLILSDLCESPEEQKEFIAQAYQSALKLLKLIDEIVAVSKTEYGSNQLNLESLQLAEIFSEIKRLTHLQAANYNLKLEIVAPDPTITVYADRDRLIQLIFNLIDSGIAFMNTGRIKVSTTKVTSETVTVEIDLECPITLWQEQKGIEANFDSSNLTEIRQFLQEISLSANMKLLLSQTLLETMGGSLKLLDLSEQNKQQPLTRIVLTCKKS
- the folB gene encoding dihydroneopterin aldolase — its product is MDSIQVNGIRAYGYVGYLPEERVLGQWFEVDLTLWVDLATAGHSDDIKDTVDYREAIAMVKSQITTAKFDLVEKLISAIADKLLSLEKVNQVRVKLSKPAAPIPDFGGKITLDVTRSLT
- the recF gene encoding DNA replication/repair protein RecF (All proteins in this family for which functions are known are DNA-binding proteins that assist the filamentation of RecA onto DNA for the initiation of recombination or recombinational repair.); amino-acid sequence: MFLRRLHLRSFRNYVDRQIEFTARKTILVGNNAQGKSNLLEAVELLASLKSHRTIRDREFVLDTATAGQIEATLERAYGTSELSIIFRKQGKRTVALNRESLRRQLDFLGVLNAVQFSSLDLDLVRGAPDTRRNWIDGLLIQLEPIYASILQEYNQILRQRNALLKKMRAIRQDESTGFIDAYEPQLRLWDKQLAAAGSRIARRRARVIARLAPLAQSWHQRISGETERLEINYLPNVEWTEDEPIRVQQAFLAKIELRRVAEQFQGKTVVGTHRDEIDFIINQTPARYYGSQGQQRTLVLALKLAELKLIEEVIGEPPLLLLDDVLAELDPNRQKQLLAAIGDRFQTMITTTHIDSFNYDWIKGSQILSVEAGKISEVLLN
- the hemJ gene encoding protoporphyrinogen oxidase HemJ, which codes for MAYYWFKAFHLIGVVVWFAGLFYLVRLFVYHAEAEQESEPARSILTKQYELMEKRLYGIITTPGMIVTVVMAIGLISTEPEILKSTWLHIKLTFVLLLIGYHFFCKRIMKQLAAGECQWSGQQFRALNEAPTILLVLIVLLAVFKNNLPLDLTTWLIAGLVLAMVASIQLYAKKRRQDKEKLAQAEQPEVALKG
- the psaK gene encoding photosystem I reaction center subunit PsaK, with translation MTYLTLLAATVPNTVSWSPKVAIVMIVCNIAAIAFGRFTIKNKSVGPALPSPALFGGMGLPALLGATSFGHVLGAGVILGLANAGAL